Proteins from a single region of Chryseomicrobium sp. FSL W7-1435:
- a CDS encoding glutaredoxin family protein produces the protein MVKKVTLYTRKQCPLCVEGRAMLDLVAEDIPLEITEIDIEQDDEAHEKYMIMIPVIVYEDTIIQYGIIDYATLYEALDDSV, from the coding sequence ATGGTAAAGAAAGTGACACTCTACACTCGCAAGCAATGTCCATTATGTGTCGAAGGGAGAGCTATGCTTGACCTAGTCGCTGAAGATATTCCGTTGGAGATTACCGAAATCGATATTGAACAAGATGATGAAGCGCATGAAAAATACATGATCATGATTCCGGTGATTGTGTATGAAGACACTATTATTCAATACGGTATTATTGATTACGCAACTCTTTATGAAGCATTGGACGATTCTGTCTGA
- a CDS encoding phosphoglycerate kinase: MLAKKTMKDVDLSGKRVFCRVDFNVPMKDGKITDDTRIRAALPTINELIEKGARVILASHLGRPKGQVNEELRLTAAGDRLSELLDRPVTKLDESVGEAVKAEIDNMKDGDVVLLENVRFHAGEEKNDAELAEQFAELADVFVNDAFGAAHRAHATTAGIAKHLPAVAGLLLEKELDVLGKALSEPERPFTAIIGGAKVKDKIGVIENLLEKVDHLIIGGGLSYTFLKAQGHEIGTSLLEEDKLDLANSFIEKAKEKGVQLHLPEDAVIAQEFSAETETKVVSSDAIPADWMGLDIGPKTAEKYASIIKDSKLIIWNGPMGVFEMEPFSKGTRAVAAAMAETVGYTVIGGGDSAAAVELFDVADKMDHISTGGGASLEFMEGKELPGVSALHDKE, translated from the coding sequence ATGCTAGCGAAGAAAACAATGAAAGACGTAGACTTATCAGGCAAACGAGTATTTTGCCGCGTCGACTTTAATGTACCGATGAAAGATGGGAAAATTACAGATGACACACGCATCCGTGCGGCGTTACCGACTATCAATGAGTTGATAGAAAAAGGGGCACGCGTCATTTTGGCAAGCCATTTAGGGCGTCCTAAAGGACAAGTCAATGAAGAGCTACGTTTGACAGCGGCAGGAGATCGTTTAAGTGAACTGTTAGACCGTCCCGTTACAAAATTAGATGAATCTGTAGGCGAAGCTGTCAAAGCGGAAATCGACAACATGAAAGACGGCGATGTCGTTCTTCTTGAAAACGTTCGTTTCCATGCAGGCGAAGAGAAAAATGATGCAGAGCTTGCAGAGCAATTTGCAGAGCTTGCAGATGTATTCGTCAATGATGCTTTTGGAGCTGCCCACCGTGCCCATGCAACGACTGCAGGTATTGCCAAGCACTTACCAGCTGTTGCAGGATTGCTTCTTGAAAAAGAATTAGATGTTTTAGGCAAAGCATTGTCTGAGCCAGAGCGTCCCTTCACAGCGATCATTGGTGGAGCTAAAGTAAAAGACAAGATTGGGGTTATTGAAAACTTACTTGAAAAAGTTGATCACTTGATTATCGGTGGTGGACTATCGTATACATTCTTAAAAGCGCAAGGGCATGAAATCGGTACTTCTCTATTAGAAGAAGACAAATTGGACCTTGCTAATTCCTTTATCGAAAAAGCGAAAGAAAAAGGCGTACAGTTGCACCTGCCAGAAGACGCTGTGATCGCACAGGAATTCTCTGCAGAAACGGAAACAAAAGTAGTTTCTTCAGACGCTATTCCGGCTGATTGGATGGGACTGGACATCGGTCCTAAAACGGCTGAAAAGTACGCTTCGATTATCAAGGACAGCAAGTTGATCATTTGGAATGGCCCTATGGGTGTGTTTGAAATGGAGCCTTTCTCAAAAGGAACTCGTGCAGTAGCAGCCGCTATGGCAGAAACGGTTGGTTACACAGTCATCGGTGGAGGCGACTCTGCAGCGGCAGTTGAGCTATTCGATGTAGCTGATAAAATGGACCACATTTCTACAGGTGGTGGCGCTTCATTAGAATTTATGGAAGGCAAGGAACTTCCAGGAGTTTCAGCACTTCACGATAAAGAATAG
- the gap gene encoding type I glyceraldehyde-3-phosphate dehydrogenase, whose protein sequence is MTIKLAINGFGRIGRKVFREALTNDQVEVVAVNDLTNAAMLAHLLKFDTVHGTLNAEVIAEEDGFLVDGRKIKVYAEKDPSALPWGEIGVDIVIESTGIFRSPESAQAHIDAGAKKVIVSAPGEGGMPTYVMGVNHEEYDAANENIVSNASCTTNCLSPVAKVLNDKFGIKRGMMTTIHSYTNDQRILDLPHSDYRRARAAAENMIPTSTGAAAAVGKVLPMLKGKIDGMAVRVPTPNVSLVDFVAELDKNVTIEELNAALKEAAEGDLKGILEYQELELVSTDYNGNTHSSIVDAASTMAIGDNMVKVLSWYDNESGYSARCIDLAVFMASKGL, encoded by the coding sequence ATGACAATCAAATTAGCAATTAACGGTTTTGGACGTATTGGACGTAAAGTATTCCGCGAGGCATTAACGAACGATCAAGTAGAAGTAGTAGCAGTAAATGACTTAACAAATGCAGCAATGCTTGCTCACTTATTGAAATTCGACACAGTTCACGGCACGCTAAATGCAGAAGTAATCGCTGAAGAAGACGGCTTCTTAGTAGATGGCCGCAAAATCAAAGTATACGCTGAGAAAGATCCATCAGCACTTCCATGGGGCGAAATTGGCGTTGACATCGTAATCGAATCTACAGGTATCTTCCGTTCACCAGAAAGTGCACAAGCTCACATTGATGCTGGCGCGAAAAAAGTTATCGTTTCTGCACCAGGTGAAGGCGGCATGCCAACATACGTAATGGGCGTTAACCATGAAGAGTACGATGCAGCTAACGAAAACATCGTATCAAACGCTTCATGTACAACTAACTGTCTATCTCCAGTAGCGAAAGTACTAAACGACAAGTTCGGTATCAAACGTGGGATGATGACAACAATTCACTCGTACACAAATGACCAACGCATCCTTGACTTGCCACACAGCGACTACCGTCGTGCACGTGCAGCAGCAGAGAACATGATCCCAACATCAACTGGTGCAGCAGCAGCAGTAGGTAAAGTTCTTCCAATGCTAAAAGGTAAAATTGATGGAATGGCAGTACGCGTACCAACTCCAAACGTATCACTAGTTGACTTCGTGGCTGAGCTTGATAAAAACGTAACTATCGAAGAACTGAACGCTGCATTGAAAGAAGCGGCTGAAGGCGATTTGAAAGGTATCTTAGAATATCAAGAGCTTGAGTTAGTTTCAACTGACTACAACGGAAATACACATTCATCAATCGTAGATGCTGCTTCAACTATGGCAATCGGCGACAACATGGTGAAAGTATTATCTTGGTATGACAACGAGTCTGGTTACTCAGCTCGCTGTATCGATCTTGCTGTATTCATGGCTTCAAAAGGTCTTTAA
- the tpiA gene encoding triose-phosphate isomerase has translation MRKPVIAGNWKMFKTVGEAHDFWNSVASATVDSEKVEAVICAPFLQLPALVEAAKGSSIHIGAQNMHQEQEGAFTGEISGTMLKDAGLTHVIIGHSERRQYFNETDESVNLKTKAALDLGLTPIVCVGESLEQREASETEAVVSKQVAEAFEGLTEEQVEKTVVAYEPIWAIGTGKTATADDANQVCQAIRETLLDLHGEEAANATRILYGGSVKPANIEELLGKDDIDGALVGGASLEADSFLQLVEAAQK, from the coding sequence ATGCGTAAACCTGTCATTGCAGGAAATTGGAAAATGTTCAAAACAGTTGGAGAGGCCCATGATTTTTGGAATTCAGTAGCTTCTGCAACTGTTGATTCAGAAAAAGTTGAAGCAGTTATCTGTGCACCGTTTCTACAGCTTCCCGCTTTAGTAGAAGCAGCTAAAGGCTCGTCTATCCATATTGGTGCTCAAAACATGCACCAAGAGCAAGAAGGCGCCTTTACAGGAGAAATCAGCGGCACGATGTTAAAAGATGCTGGGCTGACTCATGTCATCATTGGCCATTCAGAACGTCGCCAATATTTCAATGAAACAGACGAAAGCGTTAATTTGAAAACAAAAGCGGCACTTGATCTTGGCTTGACACCAATCGTTTGTGTGGGTGAAAGCTTAGAGCAACGTGAAGCATCTGAAACAGAAGCAGTCGTTTCCAAACAAGTTGCAGAAGCATTTGAAGGCTTAACTGAAGAACAAGTCGAGAAAACAGTGGTAGCTTACGAACCAATCTGGGCAATCGGGACAGGCAAAACTGCTACGGCAGACGATGCTAACCAAGTATGCCAGGCAATTCGCGAAACACTTTTAGATCTTCACGGAGAAGAAGCGGCTAACGCAACGCGCATTCTTTACGGAGGAAGTGTAAAACCGGCGAACATCGAAGAACTGTTAGGCAAAGACGATATTGACGGTGCTTTAGTTGGGGGCGCAAGTCTTGAAGCAGACTCGTTCCTACAACTAGTGGAGGCGGCTCAGAAATGA
- a CDS encoding TPM domain-containing protein produces MIRKLFLVIFTLLLVFLPTTVFADVPEPLPGESYVHDFYNVIPEDVEQHIESLGLDLDQGTGAQIVVVTVESLEGQDENSYAVELIREWGIGSADQNNGLVFLLEMDPNKAGDRAVYIGVGQGLEGRLPDGKIGRILDEYTLPFLEAGDVPGAVQSTYEMLYQEVAAEYEYTGEQVAPARPSSNEGGISPFTIIMLVVIFYIIVTIFSNNGSGGGGPRGRGGRGGGPFIFGPGMGGGKSSGGGLGGGFGGFGGGSSGGGGAGRGW; encoded by the coding sequence ATGATTCGCAAGCTATTTCTAGTAATATTTACTTTACTTCTAGTATTTCTTCCTACTACTGTGTTTGCAGATGTTCCAGAACCTCTACCAGGAGAATCTTATGTACATGACTTTTACAATGTCATTCCAGAAGATGTAGAACAACATATTGAAAGTCTTGGGCTTGACCTTGACCAAGGCACTGGAGCACAGATTGTCGTAGTCACTGTCGAGTCACTCGAAGGACAAGATGAAAATAGTTACGCTGTCGAGTTGATTCGCGAGTGGGGTATTGGTAGTGCAGATCAAAACAATGGACTAGTTTTCTTATTAGAGATGGATCCTAATAAAGCTGGCGACCGAGCTGTTTATATTGGTGTTGGCCAGGGACTTGAAGGTCGTCTTCCGGACGGAAAGATCGGACGCATCTTAGATGAATACACATTACCATTCCTAGAAGCAGGCGATGTTCCAGGAGCTGTCCAATCTACTTACGAAATGCTTTACCAAGAAGTTGCAGCAGAATACGAGTACACAGGTGAGCAAGTAGCACCAGCTCGTCCTTCCAGCAACGAAGGGGGCATCTCACCCTTTACCATTATCATGCTGGTCGTCATTTTCTACATTATCGTGACGATATTCAGTAACAATGGTAGTGGCGGAGGAGGTCCGCGCGGCCGAGGCGGTCGAGGAGGCGGTCCATTCATCTTTGGTCCTGGCATGGGAGGCGGCAAATCTTCCGGCGGTGGTCTCGGTGGCGGCTTCGGAGGCTTTGGCGGAGGAAGCTCAGGCGGAGGCGGTGCGGGTCGGGGATGGTAA
- a CDS encoding sugar-binding domain-containing protein, with amino-acid sequence MDILKAQLQLMPEWKDMLQQRYQILYTIALTKGIGRRTIADILKLSEREVRKEFDQLRAQGLIHVSREGAEITETGQHTLVSLKVLVDEWSGRHEKESKLKRLFGIQEVHIVAGNSDESEQSQTLLADEAARWIYSHLNSHMITAVTGGTTIAKIADHLPQTTKFKQLQFIAARGGIGKDVQLQANTIAALFAEKLSGSYKTLYIPDRLSESSYDAMKQEPFVQEMMDLYEQMSILVHGIGDATEMARRRSSSSEELRYLQQHEAVSEAFGYYFNSTGQVVHRIRTIGVQLEQLEQTPYIVAVAGGAQKAQALESYFQQAPKQTVLITDEGAADQLIQALTH; translated from the coding sequence TTGGATATTCTCAAGGCACAATTGCAATTGATGCCGGAATGGAAAGACATGCTTCAACAGCGCTATCAAATTCTCTACACAATTGCTTTAACTAAAGGCATTGGTCGTCGAACGATTGCGGATATTCTAAAGCTGTCAGAACGAGAAGTAAGAAAAGAATTTGACCAGCTCCGTGCACAAGGACTTATTCACGTGTCACGAGAAGGAGCAGAAATCACAGAAACCGGACAACACACATTGGTTTCGTTAAAGGTTTTGGTGGACGAATGGTCTGGCAGACATGAGAAAGAAAGCAAACTAAAACGACTGTTTGGCATACAAGAAGTACACATTGTCGCTGGGAACAGTGACGAATCAGAGCAATCCCAAACTTTACTTGCCGATGAAGCAGCCAGGTGGATTTACAGCCATTTGAACTCTCATATGATTACCGCCGTTACAGGAGGTACAACGATTGCTAAGATTGCTGATCATCTACCGCAAACGACTAAATTCAAGCAATTGCAATTTATCGCGGCGCGAGGTGGTATCGGAAAAGATGTGCAGCTACAAGCCAACACGATTGCGGCTTTGTTCGCAGAAAAATTAAGTGGTTCGTATAAAACACTCTATATTCCGGACAGACTAAGTGAGTCTTCATATGACGCAATGAAGCAAGAACCATTTGTGCAAGAAATGATGGACCTTTATGAGCAGATGTCCATTCTCGTTCATGGGATTGGCGATGCAACCGAGATGGCACGTCGCCGAAGCTCGAGTAGTGAAGAACTTCGCTACTTACAGCAACATGAGGCGGTTAGTGAAGCATTCGGGTATTATTTCAACTCAACGGGGCAAGTCGTTCACCGAATTCGCACGATAGGCGTTCAGCTCGAGCAATTGGAGCAAACTCCTTATATCGTAGCTGTAGCTGGTGGCGCACAAAAAGCACAAGCTCTTGAATCTTATTTTCAACAGGCACCCAAGCAGACCGTGTTAATCACGGATGAAGGAGCTGCCGATCAACTTATACAAGCACTTACACACTAG